In Plasmodium chabaudi chabaudi strain AS genome assembly, chromosome: 10, a single genomic region encodes these proteins:
- a CDS encoding mitochondrial acidic protein MAM33, putative has product MNFLRRNTVSLCKSHALNKSLNNSGNIFSKLSKRKFTDINSITKCNQRAQTKFNFGDGRKYASSEAQKLSEVVKSEVQHEKSNYEAPENIKKFLQNSGWKFEEQEGDVNMVLTKNVDDMKVIIDFQLVSPFQAEGENEAQAEMTDFSVTVEKPNKQGGITFYCTTLQNDEKFRYMIGNVKYYKNEEGKNSVSSYNGPEFEDLDDSLQTSLDEWLANLGVDSELCDFIDSCSIDKEQREYMAWLQNISSFIES; this is encoded by the coding sequence atgaattttcTACGTAGAAACACTGTGAGCTTATGTAAAAGCCACGCTTTAAATAAAAGCCTGAACAATTcaggaaatatattttcaaaactAAGTAAACGGAAATTTACCGATATTAACAGTATTACAAAGTGTAACCAAAGGGCTCAAACCAAATTTAACTTTGGCGATGGAAGAAAATACGCTTCAAGTGAAGCTCAGAAATTGTCAGAAGTTGTAAAATCAGAAGTTCAACAtgaaaaatcaaattatGAAGCCCCCGAAAATATTAAGAagtttttacaaaattcaGGATGGAAATTTGAAGAACAAGAAGGAGATGTAAATATGGTATTGACAAAAAATGTAGACGATATGAAAGTTATTATTGATTTTCAACTGGTATCTCCATTTCAAGCGGAAGGAGAAAATGAAGCTCAAGCTGAAATGACTGATTTTTCAGTAACTGTTGAAAAACCAAATAAGCAAGGAGGCATAACTTTTTATTGTACTACTTTGCAAAATGACGAAAAATTTAGATATATGATAGGAAATgtcaaatattataaaaatgaagagGGAAAAAACTCTGTATCATCTTACAATGGCCCCGAATTTGAAGATTTGGACGACTCTTTACAAACATCACTTGATGAATGGTTAGCAAATTTAGGAGTCGACTCAGAATTGTGTGACTTTATTGATTCATGTAGCATTGATAAAGAACAAAGAGAATATATGGCTTGGTTACAAAACATTTCAAGTTTTATTGAATCctaa
- a CDS encoding mitochondrial import inner membrane translocase subunit TIM17, putative: protein MVQERDLAREPCPDRIIEDMGGAFGMGCIGGYIWHFLKGARNSPKGDMLSGALYSSRMRAPILGGNFAVWGGTFSCFDCTFQYIRKKEDHWNAIGSGFFTGGVLAMRGGWRSSSRNAIVGGVLLAIIEFVSMVLTRKTTPTPRQQFQQQMEMEKKMAAQKTK from the coding sequence atggttcAAGAAAGAGATTTAGCAAGGGAGCCTTGCCCAGATAGAATAATAGAAGACATGGGTGGGGCATTTGGTATGGGATGCATAGGAGGATATATATggcattttttaaagggCGCAAGAAATAGCCCTAAAGGAGATATGTTAAGTGGGGCTTTATATAGTAGCCGTATGAGGGCACCGATATTAGGTGGTAATTTTGCTGTATGGGGTGGAACATTTAGCTGTTTTGATTGTACATTTCAATATATAAGAAAGAAAGAAGATCATTGGAATGCTATTGGAAGTGGATTTTTTACTGGTGGAGTTTTAGCTATGAGAGGAGGATGGCGATCTTCTTCGAGAAATGCAATAGTAGGAGGCGTTTTATTAGCCATTATAGAATTTGTTTCAATGGTGTTAACACGTAAAACAACACCAACGCCTAGACAACAATTTCAACAACAAATggaaatggaaaaaaaaatggcaGCTCAAAAaactaaataa
- a CDS encoding methionine aminopeptidase 2, putative — protein sequence MNKRDGKNKSGNQKEKGGKSEGSKISNKTPQNEKTVKENEKKEDNLIEEMKIGNEVNASEKNDCTKNENKENKTQDNKNNNDTKKKNNKKGNNNNGGNKSGNANNQGNEKGGKKSKGKKKGDKLDSILDEFKKEIGEIKIKKCEEKKEEKVEEIKYKIDFDLDEIKKIKKSIVIKEHLVEEQDNKHIRLLKNWPQVENSIQTSPATIPIEMVYKNNNYPVGEILNYNNYVLSGQSLQEKKELEKLSIDYYQDLRKAAECHRQVRKYIQTYIKPGRKMIDIVQKTEQKTKELILSHKLKCGWGFPTGCSLNNCAAHYTPNYGDETVLKEDDVCKLDFGVHVNGYIIDCAFTIAFNDKYDNLIKATQDGTNTGIKEAGIDARMCDIGEAIQEAIESYEIELNQKVYPIKPISNLRGHSICKYVIHGGKCVPIVKQQEKHEIMEEGDLFAIETFASTGKGYVVHENDCSHYMRNRDVQYAPIRLNSAKTLLKVINDKFDTLPFCNRWLDDLGQTRHFMSLKTLIDLNIVEPYPPLCDIKNSFTSQMEHTILLRPTCKEVLSRGPDF from the coding sequence ATGAATAAACGAGAcgggaaaaataaaagtggGAACCAGAAAGAAAAAGGTGGCAAATCTGAAGGATCAAAGATTTCCAATAAAACCCCACAAAATGAGAAAACtgtaaaagaaaatgaaaaaaaagaagataaTCTTATAGAAGAAATGAAGATAGGAAATGAGGTGAATGCcagtgaaaaaaatgattgtacaaaaaatgaaaacaaagaaaataaaactcaagataacaaaaataataatgataccaaaaagaaaaacaacaaaaaaGGAAACAACAATAATGGGGGTAATAAAAGCGGAAATGCAAATAATCAAGGCAATGAAAAGGgaggaaaaaaaagtaaggggaaaaaaaaaggggATAAATTGGATTCAATACTTGACGAATTTAAGAAAGAAATTGGagaaatcaaaataaaaaaatgtgaagaaaaaaaagaggaAAAGGTTGAAGaaattaaatacaaaattgaTTTTGATCtagatgaaataaaaaaaataaaaaagagtATAGTAATAAAAGAACATTTAGTAGAAGAACAAgataataaacatatacgattattaaaaaattggcCCCAAGTTGAGAACAGTATACAAACAAGTCCAGCAACTATCCCTATTGAAATggtttacaaaaataataattatccAGTTGgcgaaatattaaattataataattatgtattaAGTGGGCAATCATtacaagaaaaaaaagaattagaaaaattgAGTATTGATTATTATCAAGATTTAAGAAAAGCTGCTGAATGTCATAGGCAagttagaaaatatattcaaacatatattaaaccTGGAAGAAAAATGATAGATATAGTACAAAAAACAGaacaaaaaacaaaagaattaattttatcacataaattaaaatgtgGATGGGGATTTCCAACAGGTTGCtcattaaataattgtgCAGCACATTATACCCCCAATTATGGTGATGAAACAGTGCTAAAAGAGGATGATGTATGTAAGTTAGATTTTGGAGTTCATGTGAATGGATATATAATTGATTGTGCATTTACAATAGCatttaatgataaatatgataatcTTATTAAAGCTACTCAAGATGGTACAAATACTGGTATTAAAGAAGCAGGTATAGATGCAAGAATGTGCGATATTGGTGAAGCTATACAAGAAGCTATAGAATCATATGAAATTGAATTAAATCAAAAAGTATATCCAATAAAACCTATATCAAATTTAAGAGGACATtcaatatgtaaatatgttataCATGGTGGTAAATGTGTGCCTATTGTTAAACAGCAAGAAAAACATGAAATTATGGAAGAAGGTGATTTATTTGCTATTGAAACATTTGCATCGACAGGAAAAGGTTATGTAGTACATGAAAATGATTGTTCACATTATATGAGAAATCGGGATGTGCAATATGCACCTATAAGATTAAATTCAGCaaaaacattattaaaAGTTATAAATGACAAATTTGATACTTTACCATTTTGCAATAGATGGTTAGATGATTTAGGCCAAACAAGGCATTTTATGTCATTAAAAACATTGATAgatttaaatattgtaGAGCCATATCCCCCTCTTTgtgatattaaaaattcttTCACCTCACAAATGGAGCATACTATTTTGTTGCGACCCACATGTAAGGAGGTTTTATCTCGTGGCCCAGATTTCTAA